A window of Diospyros lotus cultivar Yz01 chromosome 14, ASM1463336v1, whole genome shotgun sequence contains these coding sequences:
- the LOC127791178 gene encoding uncharacterized protein LOC127791178 isoform X1, with protein sequence MPCLNLSTNISLDGVDTSSILKEATSTVAKIIGKPEAYVMIVLKGSIPMSFGGTEQPAAYGELLSIGGLNPDNNKKLSAAISAILETKLSVPKSRFYLKFYEAKAHQSQEYAQCLHALHQY encoded by the exons ATGCCGTGCTTGAACCTCTCAACCAACATCAGCCTGGATGGCGTCGACACCTCCTCCATCCTCAAGGAGGCCACCTCCACCGTCGCCAAAATCATCGGCAAACCTGAAGCT TATGTGATGATCGTGTTGAAGGGTTCCATACCCATGTCTTTTGGTGGGACTGAACAGCCAGCAGCCTATGGTGAGCTGTTGTCCATAGGGGGCCTGAACCCAGACAACAACAAGAAGCTTAGTGCTGCAATCTCCGCCATCCTTGAAACCAAATTGTCTGTTCCCAAGTCACGATTCTACCTGAAGTTCTATGAAGCAAAG GCCCATCAAAGTCAAGAATATGCACAGTGTCTACATGCTTTACACCAGTACTAG
- the LOC127791178 gene encoding uncharacterized protein LOC127791178 isoform X2 gives MPCLNLSTNISLDGVDTSSILKEATSTVAKIIGKPEAYVMIVLKGSIPMSFGGTEQPAAYGELLSIGGLNPDNNKKLSAAISAILETKLSVPKSRFYLKFYEAKGSEVGWNGSTF, from the exons ATGCCGTGCTTGAACCTCTCAACCAACATCAGCCTGGATGGCGTCGACACCTCCTCCATCCTCAAGGAGGCCACCTCCACCGTCGCCAAAATCATCGGCAAACCTGAAGCT TATGTGATGATCGTGTTGAAGGGTTCCATACCCATGTCTTTTGGTGGGACTGAACAGCCAGCAGCCTATGGTGAGCTGTTGTCCATAGGGGGCCTGAACCCAGACAACAACAAGAAGCTTAGTGCTGCAATCTCCGCCATCCTTGAAACCAAATTGTCTGTTCCCAAGTCACGATTCTACCTGAAGTTCTATGAAGCAAAG GGATCTGAAGTCGGATGGAATGGATCCACCTTCTAG